In Fervidobacterium nodosum Rt17-B1, one genomic interval encodes:
- a CDS encoding M48 family metallopeptidase has translation MRRLQSARSNQFKKKTDTIYVKISDKEVKCTIVRHSNRKSIKVLVNKGTVKIFVPSQTSDKQIKSLLTQHGAKIYDILEKEVRQKEELIEKISLGEYYIAYLGKKIPVTSTESLEVPIRFEEHEIKINKRYIDYADVLLNRLLRKKAEEYIPERTKYIAYKNGFKFARVKIKDTKTRWGSCSSKGTISLNWRLIMAPVEVIDYVIIHELAHTVEMNHSKKFWEVVGRHFPNWKLCRDWLRKNGHNLSIP, from the coding sequence ATGAGACGACTGCAAAGTGCTCGAAGTAATCAATTTAAGAAAAAAACCGATACAATATATGTAAAAATATCCGATAAAGAAGTTAAATGTACAATTGTAAGGCATTCGAATAGAAAAAGCATCAAAGTGCTTGTAAATAAAGGCACTGTGAAGATATTTGTTCCCAGCCAAACAAGTGATAAACAGATAAAGTCTCTCTTAACACAACACGGCGCAAAAATATATGATATATTGGAAAAAGAAGTAAGGCAAAAAGAAGAGCTAATAGAGAAAATATCCTTAGGAGAGTATTATATTGCCTATTTAGGCAAGAAAATTCCAGTTACATCCACTGAGTCTCTTGAAGTACCAATTCGATTTGAGGAACACGAAATAAAGATTAACAAAAGATACATCGACTATGCCGATGTGCTTTTGAATAGATTACTGAGAAAAAAAGCAGAAGAATATATCCCTGAAAGAACGAAATACATTGCGTATAAAAATGGTTTTAAATTTGCTAGAGTTAAGATAAAAGACACAAAAACAAGATGGGGAAGTTGCTCTTCAAAAGGTACGATATCTCTAAATTGGCGCCTCATAATGGCACCAGTTGAAGTTATAGATTATGTTATAATCCATGAATTAGCACACACTGTAGAGATGAACCATAGTAAAAAATTTTGGGAAGTTGTCGGAAGACACTTCCCAAATTGGAAATTATGCAGAGATTGGCTAAGAAAAAACGGACATAACTTGAGCATCCCATAA
- a CDS encoding class II aldolase/adducin family protein has product MVFNTDVATEVVKYARIVSEAGFTKGTWGNISVYLGDFIYITPSGYPYDLLKPEDIIVVDKQGNKLYGSLKPSSELPLHIEIYNNRKDINAIIHTHPVYSTVISLTVSEIPPIVEDAVMILGERLRVSEYALPGSWELAKNAFIALGQNNCVFLRNHGLVCVGENLHEAFIATQVAEKTAQIYIEALKIGKVIEIPQEHAKVLREKYLTSYKQK; this is encoded by the coding sequence ATGGTGTTTAATACAGATGTCGCAACTGAAGTAGTAAAATACGCGAGAATAGTTAGCGAAGCTGGATTTACTAAAGGGACTTGGGGAAATATTAGTGTTTACTTGGGTGATTTTATATACATAACTCCATCTGGCTATCCTTATGATTTGCTCAAACCAGAAGATATAATTGTTGTCGATAAGCAAGGAAATAAGCTTTACGGAAGTTTGAAACCATCTTCTGAGTTGCCACTTCACATTGAAATATACAATAATAGGAAAGATATAAACGCTATAATCCACACTCATCCAGTGTATTCCACAGTTATTTCACTAACAGTTAGTGAAATTCCACCTATTGTTGAAGACGCAGTTATGATTCTTGGGGAAAGGTTAAGAGTATCCGAGTACGCTTTACCCGGAAGTTGGGAGTTGGCAAAAAATGCTTTCATCGCCCTTGGGCAAAATAATTGTGTCTTTTTGAGAAACCACGGATTGGTATGTGTAGGTGAAAACTTACATGAAGCATTTATTGCAACGCAAGTTGCAGAAAAAACTGCCCAGATTTACATTGAAGCATTAAAAATAGGAAAAGTGATTGAAATACCTCAAGAGCACGCAAAAGTTTTGAGGGAGAAATATTTAACTTCCTATAAGCAAAAGTAA
- a CDS encoding galactokinase, whose amino-acid sequence MVVYSPGRANLIGEHTDYNDGFILPFAIKRYVKIEIEPSKKFRVFSEQIKKGIEFNTLEKTNSWADYVIGMIVKLKEHGYDVKLFNMKIDSDLPMGAGLSSSAALEVGVGYAILSMMNYDINREELAKIAHECEVEFVGVRCGIMDQYAVALSKENHALFIDTMTREYKYIPFHLDSARIYLVDSGIKHELGSSEYNKRRKQCELALEAMGKKSFREVTMEDVERLIEPVLKKRALHVITENERVLKTLSALETENLQLVGRYLYESHYSLKDNYEVSCEEIDFMIEQFEEYADIYGARIVGAGFGGSVIVLANENFERIFEKVSQKYTTKFGIIPKLLTVETSDGVFRLE is encoded by the coding sequence ATAGTTGTCTATTCACCTGGGAGAGCAAATTTAATTGGGGAACATACAGATTACAATGATGGTTTTATACTACCGTTTGCTATCAAACGATATGTGAAAATAGAGATTGAGCCATCAAAAAAATTCAGAGTGTTTTCCGAACAAATAAAAAAAGGAATAGAATTTAATACATTAGAAAAAACGAATTCTTGGGCAGACTATGTTATAGGTATGATTGTTAAACTTAAGGAACATGGTTACGATGTGAAGCTTTTTAATATGAAGATTGATTCGGACTTGCCGATGGGAGCGGGGCTTTCAAGTTCGGCTGCACTTGAAGTTGGGGTCGGTTACGCGATTTTATCGATGATGAATTACGATATAAATAGAGAAGAACTTGCAAAAATTGCGCATGAATGCGAAGTTGAGTTCGTTGGCGTTAGATGTGGGATTATGGATCAATACGCTGTAGCGTTGTCTAAAGAAAATCACGCGTTGTTTATAGACACTATGACGAGGGAATACAAATACATACCGTTCCATCTTGACAGTGCTAGGATTTACCTTGTAGATTCAGGTATAAAACACGAGTTAGGTTCTTCAGAGTACAACAAACGAAGAAAGCAATGCGAGCTTGCGCTTGAAGCGATGGGAAAAAAGAGTTTCAGAGAGGTAACAATGGAAGATGTGGAAAGATTAATCGAACCTGTACTTAAAAAACGCGCTTTGCATGTCATAACAGAGAATGAGAGAGTACTTAAAACACTTTCAGCTCTCGAAACGGAGAATTTACAACTTGTTGGTCGCTACCTTTATGAATCACACTACAGTTTGAAAGATAATTATGAAGTATCTTGTGAAGAGATAGACTTTATGATTGAACAATTTGAAGAGTACGCAGATATTTACGGTGCACGAATTGTTGGAGCGGGATTTGGTGGAAGTGTCATTGTTCTTGCAAATGAAAATTTTGAGAGAATATTCGAGAAAGTGTCGCAGAAATACACAACTAAGTTTGGAATTATTCCAAAGCTTTTGACTGTTGAGACGAGCGATGGAGTTTTCAGATTAGAGTAA
- the galT gene encoding galactose-1-phosphate uridylyltransferase translates to MMERRWNVLTGEWVMVSAFTQQRPTNPVNFCPLCPGGDEFSEPYDLASFDNRFPSMKLNAPEVNSLSELFRKEKSNGQCEVVVYTIEHESSMSLMPVHQIEKLVGMWVDRYLDLAQHPSIKYVYIFENRGREVGATLPHPHGQLYAFPFIPKRIETKLNALSEYYDEHGRCGVCDVIEEELKLKERIIYENDAFIAFVPFYARWPYEVHVYPKRHVSSIVQLTNFERYLLAKTLKVVTMKYDLLFQQAFPYMMMLFQAPVNDIRYDHAFHFHIEFNPVKRDKDKIKWMASVETGTWAFINPKLPEEAARELKNVEVEV, encoded by the coding sequence ATGATGGAAAGACGTTGGAATGTACTTACAGGGGAGTGGGTAATGGTTTCTGCGTTTACACAACAAAGGCCAACTAATCCGGTAAATTTCTGTCCATTATGCCCAGGAGGGGACGAATTTTCTGAACCGTACGACTTAGCTTCCTTTGACAATAGATTTCCATCGATGAAATTGAATGCTCCAGAAGTAAACTCCTTGAGTGAGCTTTTCAGAAAAGAAAAATCTAATGGTCAATGTGAGGTCGTTGTTTATACTATCGAACATGAAAGTTCGATGAGTCTTATGCCAGTCCACCAGATAGAGAAGCTTGTTGGAATGTGGGTTGATAGGTATTTAGATTTGGCTCAACATCCGTCCATTAAGTATGTATATATCTTCGAAAACAGGGGAAGAGAAGTTGGAGCGACACTCCCACATCCTCACGGTCAATTGTACGCTTTCCCATTTATTCCAAAGAGAATAGAAACAAAATTGAACGCACTTTCTGAATATTACGATGAACATGGTAGATGTGGTGTTTGTGATGTGATTGAGGAAGAGTTAAAATTGAAAGAGAGGATAATATATGAAAATGATGCATTTATTGCGTTTGTTCCTTTCTATGCTCGTTGGCCTTACGAAGTTCATGTGTATCCAAAAAGGCACGTTAGCTCAATTGTACAGTTAACAAATTTTGAAAGATACCTCTTGGCAAAAACCTTAAAAGTTGTTACAATGAAATATGATTTGTTGTTCCAACAGGCTTTTCCGTATATGATGATGCTTTTCCAAGCTCCTGTTAACGATATAAGATACGATCATGCGTTTCATTTCCATATAGAATTCAATCCAGTAAAGAGAGATAAAGACAAAATAAAGTGGATGGCAAGTGTTGAAACAGGAACGTGGGCGTTTATAAATCCAAAATTGCCTGAAGAAGCGGCAAGAGAATTAAAGAATGTGGAGGTTGAAGTATGA
- a CDS encoding glycoside hydrolase family 36 protein, which yields MNIYISSLKDLRKVTGYRKYENFECIVELEKIHLGYKVNVEVNGIVDEVEIFTFPKPERIFLNNWQSWGPARVVSEDFSIDFPKELIQKFGFSASIMPEKYFNSLVSDYFIASDNFVIGALQSKVGHPFFELAKDSISVKLRFFGKSFDGWTKVESFVVLYENPDIALPYYADLVAKENNANYKRYNPIGWSSWYQYFLDFDYNKMISDLEKSYGYGYEVFQIDDAWERDIGDWEVNERFPSLEEVASKIKEYGYTPGVWLAPFSVAETSDLFKNHPEWIVKDNNGNPIVAYENWNKKIYALDTTHPEAQKWLLNLFIDLKSKGFDYFKIDFLFAGAIQGKRYLNVTPVEAYRIGMETIRKATGDSFVLGCGAPLLPSIGYVDGMRISADTAPYWDLNGPDIGYPNAYFALRNVITRSFMNNVWWWNDPDCLMLRKEETQLSDNHRQLYTYVSLLLDNMIIQSDNLSLNIDKELWNVILEYKKYGRRKYRVEGLMEGVYKITSCGLNGCDKLTIEDLGNAKYKIEFDIPRVKLFKSVEKREDGRTFNYYTEDNTGKAKGDVK from the coding sequence ATGAATATTTATATTTCATCTCTCAAAGATTTGCGCAAGGTAACTGGTTACAGAAAATATGAAAACTTTGAATGTATTGTTGAACTTGAAAAAATTCATCTTGGTTACAAAGTAAATGTGGAAGTTAATGGGATTGTAGATGAAGTAGAAATTTTTACTTTTCCAAAACCTGAAAGAATCTTTTTAAACAATTGGCAATCTTGGGGACCGGCAAGAGTTGTAAGCGAAGATTTCTCAATTGACTTTCCAAAAGAACTAATTCAAAAATTTGGGTTCAGTGCTTCCATTATGCCAGAGAAATACTTTAATTCACTTGTAAGTGATTATTTTATAGCTTCTGACAATTTTGTGATAGGTGCACTTCAATCTAAGGTGGGGCATCCATTCTTTGAATTGGCAAAAGATAGTATAAGTGTTAAGTTAAGGTTCTTCGGTAAAAGTTTTGACGGTTGGACAAAGGTTGAATCGTTTGTAGTGTTGTACGAAAATCCAGATATCGCATTACCTTACTATGCGGATTTGGTGGCAAAAGAAAACAACGCTAATTACAAAAGATATAATCCAATAGGATGGTCAAGCTGGTACCAATATTTCTTGGATTTTGACTACAATAAGATGATTTCAGATCTTGAGAAATCATATGGGTACGGTTACGAAGTCTTTCAAATAGATGATGCGTGGGAAAGAGATATAGGTGATTGGGAAGTAAATGAAAGATTTCCTTCACTCGAAGAAGTTGCAAGTAAGATTAAAGAGTACGGTTATACTCCTGGAGTATGGTTGGCACCTTTTAGTGTAGCCGAGACTTCGGATTTATTTAAAAACCATCCTGAATGGATTGTTAAAGATAACAATGGAAATCCGATAGTCGCCTATGAAAATTGGAATAAAAAAATTTACGCTCTGGACACAACTCATCCAGAAGCGCAAAAGTGGCTTTTGAATCTTTTTATCGATTTGAAAAGTAAAGGGTTTGATTATTTTAAAATCGATTTTCTCTTTGCTGGAGCTATACAAGGCAAACGTTACTTGAATGTCACTCCAGTGGAAGCTTACAGGATTGGTATGGAAACGATAAGAAAAGCTACAGGCGATTCTTTTGTCCTTGGTTGTGGTGCACCTTTATTACCAAGCATTGGATATGTTGATGGTATGAGGATAAGTGCGGATACAGCACCTTACTGGGATTTAAACGGACCTGATATTGGTTACCCAAATGCTTATTTCGCGCTTAGAAATGTCATTACAAGATCCTTTATGAACAACGTTTGGTGGTGGAACGATCCAGACTGTTTGATGCTTAGAAAGGAAGAAACACAGCTTTCGGATAATCACAGACAACTTTATACGTACGTTTCTCTTTTACTTGATAATATGATTATTCAAAGTGATAATCTCTCACTTAATATAGACAAAGAGCTTTGGAATGTTATTTTAGAGTACAAAAAATATGGTAGAAGGAAGTACAGGGTCGAGGGTTTAATGGAAGGTGTATACAAAATCACTAGCTGTGGTTTGAATGGTTGTGATAAGCTTACAATAGAAGATCTTGGAAATGCTAAGTACAAAATAGAATTCGATATCCCAAGAGTTAAGTTATTTAAAAGTGTTGAGAAGAGAGAAGATGGAAGGACGTTTAATTACTATACGGAAGATAATACTGGTAAAGCAAAGGGTGATGTAAAATGA
- a CDS encoding LacI family DNA-binding transcriptional regulator → MKKFVTIRDIAREAGVSINTVSRALNDKPDINVETKKKVLEVADRLGYIRDATAVSLRYGLTRVIGVILEDSSNPFYSEVLKGIEMAAKKKKFNVIFMNTERSYELENEAIKTMIGRRVDGMIISPTQEKCDDIKLLSEKGIPFVVLGVHFDELNVPEIYTDDEKGGYLATKHLIEIGRRRILFLNGFTYKSVAKMRLNGYRKALKEFGLEYDKSLVHEIEEGYENAYNKVKELLKKGIKFDSIFCFNDVFAIGAIGALKEEGIKVPQDIAVVGYDDIYFSKFISPSLTTVKIDKILEGKLAFEMLHGILTKKTGKNVKNVLDVELIVRESTIDKIGE, encoded by the coding sequence TTGAAAAAATTTGTAACTATTCGTGATATAGCACGTGAAGCCGGGGTGTCAATAAATACAGTTTCACGAGCTTTAAATGATAAGCCAGATATAAATGTTGAAACTAAAAAGAAGGTACTGGAAGTTGCGGATCGTTTAGGTTATATAAGGGACGCAACCGCCGTTTCGCTGCGTTACGGTTTGACACGCGTTATCGGCGTTATATTAGAAGATAGCTCAAATCCATTTTATTCCGAAGTCTTAAAAGGTATAGAAATGGCCGCCAAGAAGAAAAAATTTAACGTGATTTTCATGAACACAGAAAGAAGTTATGAATTAGAAAACGAAGCTATAAAAACTATGATTGGCAGGAGAGTAGATGGGATGATAATTTCGCCTACACAAGAAAAGTGCGACGATATAAAGCTTCTATCAGAAAAAGGGATACCTTTTGTCGTGCTTGGTGTTCACTTCGATGAGCTAAACGTCCCGGAAATATACACAGACGATGAAAAAGGTGGTTATCTCGCAACTAAGCATCTTATTGAAATTGGAAGAAGGAGAATATTGTTTTTGAATGGGTTTACTTATAAATCTGTCGCAAAAATGAGGTTAAATGGTTATAGAAAGGCACTTAAAGAATTTGGATTGGAATATGATAAATCTCTTGTCCATGAGATTGAAGAAGGATATGAGAATGCATACAACAAGGTAAAAGAACTATTGAAAAAAGGTATAAAATTTGACAGTATTTTCTGTTTTAATGATGTCTTTGCGATAGGTGCAATTGGTGCTCTGAAGGAGGAAGGGATAAAGGTTCCACAAGATATTGCTGTTGTTGGGTACGATGACATATATTTTTCTAAGTTTATCTCCCCCTCACTTACAACAGTTAAAATAGACAAAATTTTGGAAGGCAAATTAGCATTTGAAATGCTACACGGGATACTTACTAAGAAGACAGGAAAAAATGTTAAAAATGTATTAGATGTGGAATTGATTGTTAGGGAATCAACAATTGATAAAATAGGGGAGTGA
- a CDS encoding beta-galactosidase, whose product MQIYGADYYPEHWDESFWNRHIEIMKEYGIDWVRIGEFAWAVFELKEGEFHFELFDKIIKLLKDNGINIILGTPTATPPAWLIRKFPEILPKDYNGKVREFGSRRHYSTNSKVYREYSARIVEEYAKRYGSIVDAWQIDNEFGCHGTTYSFTEDDRKMFIEWLKEKYGTLDNLNKAWGTVFWSQTYSDWNEIGFPINTPTFENPHQMLDIYRFMSDSSIDYMNMQIEIIRRYSDKPITHNFMVDFMDIDYRKMAKYLDFVSWDNYIATKEYDPLRQSANHVLMRSLKKSPFLVIEQQPGRVNWRDVNENYPGEYLNMWTKQGYINGALGVMPFRFDQIRFAAEQYHGGLLDYAGRPTKRLEMYSKVKSETPNVVESKKEVAIYFDYENEWIHRINHVNRKFRYWDNIIEIFKAVRKLGYNVDFVFADDDLSEYHTLIVPYAFKIGNEFVEKIKLFKGNVYMTCMSGLKDENNWIVERAPHMLIDEFGVEVMDFGAIDKSKANILNADFEVDYWMDELRVYDGKILGTFDNGMPLFVKKSNRYYLASVLNEAGWLNILSRTLEPKFIGSDVEYSEAKDGIYILNLKNERNNIFIGSQIIELNAFELKVIK is encoded by the coding sequence ATGCAAATTTACGGAGCTGATTATTATCCAGAGCATTGGGATGAGAGTTTTTGGAATAGGCATATAGAGATAATGAAAGAATATGGTATTGATTGGGTAAGAATAGGTGAATTTGCCTGGGCTGTTTTTGAACTGAAAGAAGGAGAATTTCATTTTGAACTTTTTGATAAGATAATAAAGCTTCTCAAAGATAATGGAATAAATATTATTTTAGGGACTCCAACAGCAACACCACCAGCTTGGCTTATCAGAAAATTTCCTGAGATTCTCCCAAAGGATTATAATGGAAAAGTTAGAGAATTCGGAAGTAGAAGGCACTATTCGACGAATTCGAAAGTTTACAGAGAATACTCTGCACGCATCGTAGAAGAGTATGCAAAAAGATATGGTTCGATAGTAGATGCTTGGCAAATTGATAATGAATTCGGTTGTCACGGTACTACTTATTCCTTTACAGAAGATGATAGAAAGATGTTTATTGAATGGCTTAAGGAAAAATACGGTACACTGGATAATTTGAATAAAGCATGGGGTACGGTGTTTTGGAGTCAAACTTACAGTGATTGGAATGAGATAGGATTTCCAATTAATACTCCAACTTTCGAGAATCCTCATCAGATGCTTGATATTTACAGGTTTATGTCTGATAGTTCCATAGATTACATGAATATGCAAATTGAAATTATTCGAAGATACTCAGATAAACCAATTACACATAATTTTATGGTTGATTTTATGGACATCGATTACAGGAAAATGGCTAAATACCTTGATTTTGTTTCTTGGGATAATTACATTGCAACAAAAGAATACGACCCTTTAAGGCAATCTGCAAATCATGTTTTGATGCGCTCGTTGAAGAAATCACCATTTCTTGTTATCGAACAACAACCCGGAAGAGTTAATTGGCGTGATGTGAATGAAAATTACCCAGGTGAGTACCTCAATATGTGGACAAAGCAGGGATATATAAACGGAGCACTTGGAGTTATGCCCTTTAGATTCGATCAAATTAGATTTGCAGCAGAACAGTATCACGGTGGATTGTTAGACTATGCTGGAAGACCTACAAAGAGATTGGAAATGTACAGTAAAGTAAAGAGTGAGACACCAAATGTTGTTGAGTCAAAAAAAGAGGTGGCAATATACTTTGATTACGAAAATGAATGGATTCACAGAATAAATCATGTAAACAGAAAGTTCAGATATTGGGATAATATAATTGAAATTTTCAAAGCGGTAAGAAAGCTGGGATATAACGTTGATTTCGTTTTTGCAGATGATGATCTGTCGGAATACCATACTCTCATTGTTCCTTATGCTTTCAAAATCGGTAATGAGTTTGTTGAAAAAATAAAGTTGTTCAAAGGAAATGTCTATATGACTTGTATGTCGGGATTGAAAGATGAGAATAATTGGATAGTCGAAAGAGCTCCACACATGTTAATTGATGAGTTTGGCGTTGAAGTAATGGATTTCGGTGCTATTGATAAGTCTAAAGCAAATATTTTGAATGCGGATTTTGAAGTAGATTATTGGATGGATGAGTTGAGAGTTTACGATGGAAAGATTTTGGGGACTTTTGACAATGGAATGCCGCTGTTTGTTAAAAAGTCAAATAGGTACTATTTGGCGAGCGTGTTAAATGAAGCTGGATGGTTGAATATACTTTCAAGAACTCTTGAGCCAAAGTTCATAGGTAGCGATGTGGAATATTCCGAAGCAAAGGATGGAATATACATATTAAATCTTAAAAATGAGAGAAATAATATATTTATAGGAAGTCAAATTATCGAGTTAAATGCCTTTGAACTGAAAGTAATAAAATAA
- a CDS encoding MFS transporter, whose protein sequence is MAKYMNPYRSLKNKNYRKFWIAQSISLIGSWIDTTLRGWVAVSLFSEDKAAGFIGLIAFLKGFPSIFFSPIAGVLIDWFGAKSILFYTQLLDAVNAFIMAYLVWKGLLSPVFLLVLSFAMGVTSGFYLPSRNTFISSIVDRSLLPNALALHSMIFNVARMVGPTIAGFIVKYYGLQLGFVINAISFVPLLVVLLIIPEEKIGYSKNNSFGKFFKDLFEGVKYLVKDRTLSLTLTGLSVYSLFGMPFGMLMQAFVKSVVKSDIVGYGLIMGFMGLGAFIGANIVGAVPPERLIKLREELLLLIIGVNILIASFYPTFTPYAALIIGACQSSFFNITNSRTQLLSPNHMKGRVMSLYSFINTGGSPTGTFLLGLIGNKIGVRNSYVFSGIIVTIYAISRITFLVNHPKTVNTPTEK, encoded by the coding sequence ATGGCGAAGTATATGAATCCGTATAGGTCTCTCAAGAACAAAAACTATAGAAAGTTCTGGATAGCTCAGAGTATATCATTAATAGGTTCTTGGATTGATACCACTTTAAGAGGGTGGGTAGCTGTTAGTTTGTTTTCAGAAGACAAAGCAGCTGGCTTTATAGGACTTATTGCTTTTCTTAAAGGTTTCCCCTCTATTTTCTTCTCCCCTATTGCTGGTGTGCTTATAGATTGGTTTGGTGCAAAAAGCATATTGTTCTATACACAACTTTTAGATGCGGTAAATGCTTTTATTATGGCTTATCTTGTTTGGAAAGGTTTACTAAGTCCTGTGTTTTTGCTTGTTTTAAGTTTCGCTATGGGTGTTACAAGTGGTTTTTACCTTCCTTCGCGCAATACATTTATTTCTTCTATAGTAGATAGATCATTACTTCCAAATGCATTGGCACTACACTCAATGATATTTAACGTTGCGAGGATGGTTGGGCCAACTATAGCTGGTTTCATTGTGAAATATTATGGACTACAATTGGGATTTGTTATAAATGCCATATCATTTGTTCCACTTCTCGTTGTACTGTTGATAATTCCTGAAGAAAAAATTGGTTATTCCAAAAACAATTCTTTTGGCAAATTCTTCAAAGATCTTTTCGAGGGTGTGAAATACCTTGTAAAAGATCGCACGCTTAGTTTAACGTTAACAGGATTAAGTGTTTACTCTTTATTTGGTATGCCTTTTGGTATGCTTATGCAAGCTTTTGTAAAAAGTGTTGTTAAGTCTGACATTGTTGGCTACGGGTTGATAATGGGCTTTATGGGACTCGGTGCTTTTATTGGAGCTAACATCGTAGGCGCTGTACCACCGGAAAGATTAATAAAGCTTCGAGAAGAACTTCTGCTGTTGATTATAGGAGTAAACATATTAATAGCGTCTTTTTATCCTACTTTTACACCTTATGCAGCATTAATAATTGGCGCGTGCCAATCTTCGTTTTTCAACATCACAAACAGCAGGACACAACTTTTATCACCAAATCACATGAAAGGCAGAGTTATGTCTTTGTATTCATTTATAAATACAGGTGGTTCCCCAACAGGTACATTTCTTCTTGGGCTTATAGGTAATAAAATTGGTGTAAGAAATTCATACGTTTTTTCCGGTATAATAGTTACAATTTATGCGATAAGTAGGATAACTTTCCTAGTCAACCACCCAAAAACTGTAAACACTCCTACTGAGAAGTAA